From Hirundo rustica isolate bHirRus1 chromosome 1, bHirRus1.pri.v3, whole genome shotgun sequence, a single genomic window includes:
- the NHLRC1 gene encoding E3 ubiquitin-protein ligase NHLRC1, producing MAAEDEAELSLLECRVCFEPYGPDGQRRPLNLPCGHVLCRGCVGALAGAERQRLECPFCRRLCGPAETSDCRPLLQLLELLGPAGGGLASALGRSGGGAAAGPAELGLRLCLGGWGSLVNPTGVAACPGSGRLAVAHDGKKRIHVFGPSGVCLRRFGERGDAGNDIKYPLDVTVTSDGHVVVTDGGDCSVKAFDFEGRGVLAVREGFCLPWGLDATPKSEVILTDSEAGALYRLAADFRRGELKKCQKIRSRLVSPRAVAVCQTSGAVVVIEHLRARGPSKGSTRVKIFTAEMDLIGQMDSFGLNLVFPSRIHATAVAFDKEGRVVVTDVCSQAVICLGKPEEFPVFNPLISHGLSYPVGLTYTANNSLVVLDSGDHSIKVYSST from the coding sequence ATGGCGGCGGAGGACGAGGCGGAGCTGAGCCTGCTGGAGTGCCGGGTGTGCTTCGAGCCGTACGGCCCCGACGGGCAGCGGCGGCCGCTCAACCTGCCCTGCGGGCACGTCCTCTGCCGTGGCTGCGTGGGGGCCCTGGCGGGCGCCGAGCGCCAGAGGCTGGAGTGTCCCTTCTGCCGGCGGCTCTGCGGCCCCGCCGAGACCAGCGACTGCCGCccgctgctgcagctgctggagctcctgggcCCCGCCGGCGGCGGCCTCGCCTCGGCCCTGGGCAGGAGCGGCggaggggcggcggcgggcccCGCGGAGCTCGGGCTGCGGCTGTGCCTGGggggctgggggtccctggTGAACCCCACCGGGGTGGCGGCCTGCCCCGGGTCGGGCCGCCTGGCAGTGGCTCACGACGGCAAGAAAAGGATCCACGTCTTCGGCCCGAGCGGGGTCTGCCTGCGGCGGTTCGGGGAGCGGGGGGACGCGGGGAACGACATCAAGTATCCGCTCGATGTGACGGTCACGTCGGACGGGCACGTGGTGGTCACCGACGGCGGGGACTGCTCCGTGAAGGCCTTCGACTTCGAGGGAAGGGGGGTCCTGGCTGTCCGGGAAGGCTTCTGCTTGCCCTGGGGCTTGGATGCCACCCCCAAGAGCGAAGTAATCCTGACCGACTCGGAGGCAGGCGCTCTCTACCGCCTGGCGGCCGACTTCCGAAGGGGGGAATTAAAGAAGTGTCAGAAGATCCGGTCCCGGCTCGTCAGCCCCAGAGCGGTTGCGGTCTGCCAGACCTCGGGAGCTGTCGTGGTGATAGAGCACCTGAGAGCTCGAGGACCGAGCAAGGGCAGCACCCGCGTGAAGATATTCACTGCGGAGATGGATCTCATCGGCCAGATGGACAGCTTCGGTCTGAACCTCGTTTTCCCCTCCAGAATACATGCTACCGCTGTGGCCTTTGACAAAGAAGGTCGTGTTGTAGTAACGGATGTTTGTAGCCAGGCTGTCATATGCTTAGGGAAACCTGAGGAATTTCCAGTCTTTAATCCTCTAATTAGCCACGGGCTTTCTTATCCTGTCGGACTGACTTACACGGCAAACAATTCCCTCGTCGTTTTAGACAGCGGTGATCATTCAATAAAAGTATATAGCTCTACCTGA
- the TPMT gene encoding thiopurine S-methyltransferase isoform X2 — protein sequence MDHSEDASGLLESSDVESQKERVVTEEEWLQKWEMGNIGFHKEQGHPLLQKYLDVLLNGRSGLRIFFPLCGKAVEMKWLADMGHSVVGVEVSEQAVKDFFSEHSLPYCEEPVSEISGAKMFQSTSGNISLYCCSIYDLSSSIVGKFDGVWDRGALVAVNPCDRQRYASLMINLVEKNSSYLLVTVSYDPSKHKGPPFYVPESEIKSLFGNCCEIKCLEKVDDFSERHRQWGLDYFLEVLYLLKFVA from the exons ATGGACCACTCAGAGGATGCATCCGGGCTCCTGGAAAGCTCTGATGTTGAGTCTCAGAAAGAGAGAGTGGTGACAGAGGAGGAATGGCTacaaaaatgggaaatgggTAACATCGGGTTTCACAAGGAACAAGGGCATCC GCTCCTCCAAAAGTATCTGGATGTTCTTTTAAATGGCAGGAGTGGACTGAGGATATTTTTCCCACTTTGTGGTAAAGCAGTAGAGATGAAATG GCTGGCGGACATGGGGCACAGCGTTGTTGGTGTGGAAGTCAGCGAGCAAGCggtgaaggattttttttcagaacacagCCTGCCTTATTGTGAGGAGCCAGTCTCTGAGATTTCAGGAGCAAAAATGTTCCAG AGTACCTCTGGCAACATTTCCCTCTACTGTTGCAGTATTTATGATTTGTCCAG CTCAATAGTTGGCAAGTTTGACGGGGTTTGGGACAGAGGAGCTCTTGTAGCCGTGAACCCATGTGACAGACAACG ctaTGCCAGTTTGATGATCAACCTAGTGGAGAAAAATTCTTCTTATCTCCTTGTTACCGTTTCATATGATCCAAGCAAACACAAAG GCCCACCATTTTATGTTCCTgaatctgaaattaaaagtttgtTTG GCAACTGCTGTGAAATTAAGTGTCTTGAAAAAGTTGATGACTTCTCGGAGAGGCACAGACAATGGGGACTAGATTATTTTCTGGAGGTGCTATATCTACTCAAGTTTGTAGCTtga
- the TPMT gene encoding thiopurine S-methyltransferase isoform X1, protein MGERCRHLPPSLPGSWGFPLRALPGDMDHSEDASGLLESSDVESQKERVVTEEEWLQKWEMGNIGFHKEQGHPLLQKYLDVLLNGRSGLRIFFPLCGKAVEMKWLADMGHSVVGVEVSEQAVKDFFSEHSLPYCEEPVSEISGAKMFQSTSGNISLYCCSIYDLSSSIVGKFDGVWDRGALVAVNPCDRQRYASLMINLVEKNSSYLLVTVSYDPSKHKGPPFYVPESEIKSLFGNCCEIKCLEKVDDFSERHRQWGLDYFLEVLYLLKFVA, encoded by the exons ATGGGAGAGAGATGTCGGCATCTCCCTCCCTCGTTACCGGGGTCGTGGGGCTTCCCG CTACGAGCACTCCCTGGAGACATGGACCACTCAGAGGATGCATCCGGGCTCCTGGAAAGCTCTGATGTTGAGTCTCAGAAAGAGAGAGTGGTGACAGAGGAGGAATGGCTacaaaaatgggaaatgggTAACATCGGGTTTCACAAGGAACAAGGGCATCC GCTCCTCCAAAAGTATCTGGATGTTCTTTTAAATGGCAGGAGTGGACTGAGGATATTTTTCCCACTTTGTGGTAAAGCAGTAGAGATGAAATG GCTGGCGGACATGGGGCACAGCGTTGTTGGTGTGGAAGTCAGCGAGCAAGCggtgaaggattttttttcagaacacagCCTGCCTTATTGTGAGGAGCCAGTCTCTGAGATTTCAGGAGCAAAAATGTTCCAG AGTACCTCTGGCAACATTTCCCTCTACTGTTGCAGTATTTATGATTTGTCCAG CTCAATAGTTGGCAAGTTTGACGGGGTTTGGGACAGAGGAGCTCTTGTAGCCGTGAACCCATGTGACAGACAACG ctaTGCCAGTTTGATGATCAACCTAGTGGAGAAAAATTCTTCTTATCTCCTTGTTACCGTTTCATATGATCCAAGCAAACACAAAG GCCCACCATTTTATGTTCCTgaatctgaaattaaaagtttgtTTG GCAACTGCTGTGAAATTAAGTGTCTTGAAAAAGTTGATGACTTCTCGGAGAGGCACAGACAATGGGGACTAGATTATTTTCTGGAGGTGCTATATCTACTCAAGTTTGTAGCTtga